One Methanococcus aeolicus Nankai-3 DNA segment encodes these proteins:
- a CDS encoding MogA/MoaB family molybdenum cofactor biosynthesis protein, producing the protein MHEGLKNVKYAIITVSDSRYNELVVGNEIDDKSGDYLKKELNATAHTLIPDNKNMLEGTIDHLIDFCDIDCIVITGGTGISSRDNTPDVLNNLYDKELQGFKIIFHQLSYEEIGFSTVLSRSSAGIYKNKIIYSIPGSLGACKTASKIIKNETGHILKHLKE; encoded by the coding sequence ATGCACGAAGGATTAAAAAATGTAAAATATGCTATAATAACCGTTAGTGATAGCAGATATAACGAATTAGTGGTTGGAAACGAAATTGACGATAAATCAGGAGATTATTTAAAAAAGGAATTAAATGCTACTGCCCATACGCTGATACCAGATAATAAAAATATGTTGGAGGGAACTATTGACCATTTAATCGATTTTTGCGATATTGATTGTATTGTAATCACAGGTGGGACAGGCATATCCAGCAGAGATAATACCCCGGATGTTTTAAATAATTTATATGATAAGGAGCTCCAAGGATTTAAAATAATATTCCATCAATTAAGTTATGAGGAAATTGGATTTTCAACAGTACTGTCTCGGAGCTCCGCAGGAATATATAAAAATAAAATTATTTATTCTATTCCTGGTTCATTGGGCGCATGTAAAACAGCATCAAAAATTATTAAAAATGAAACAGGACATATATTAAAACATTTAAAAGAATAA
- a CDS encoding sn-glycerol-1-phosphate dehydrogenase produces MITTPRYIVIEENGINLLNDILLKLNLKNPLVITGKRTKKYISNFDYFYYFDYIDIKRNEPNKEFIENICNFDCIIGVGGGKAIDVGKYIAYKYNKQFISIPTTASNDGIASPIISQQGKSITAESPIAIIADLNIIKKSPKRLLSAGMGDIVSNITAVLDWKLSYKETKEPYSESSAIFSKTIAMELVEFVLSNDKNNLEEYPKKLVKALIGSGITISIAGSTRPASGSEHLFSHSLDIITKKLNLNINGIHGEQCGIGTIISAYLHLIEGNITIGEYENIKLSLEKVGAPTIGEQLGYDKNILIDALANAHKIRNRWTILRNGISKEKAEKILKKTDII; encoded by the coding sequence ATGATTACAACTCCCCGATATATTGTTATCGAAGAAAATGGAATTAATTTATTAAATGACATACTTTTAAAACTTAATTTAAAAAATCCATTGGTTATTACCGGGAAACGAACTAAAAAATATATATCTAATTTTGATTATTTTTATTATTTTGATTATATTGATATCAAACGAAATGAACCCAATAAAGAATTTATTGAAAATATTTGTAATTTCGACTGTATAATTGGAGTAGGAGGAGGGAAGGCGATAGATGTTGGAAAATACATAGCATATAAATATAATAAACAATTTATTTCCATTCCTACCACAGCATCAAATGACGGAATAGCTTCCCCCATAATATCCCAACAAGGTAAATCAATTACAGCAGAATCCCCCATAGCAATAATTGCAGATTTAAATATTATAAAAAAATCACCTAAACGGCTATTAAGTGCGGGAATGGGAGATATAGTATCAAACATTACAGCAGTTCTTGATTGGAAGTTATCCTATAAAGAAACAAAAGAACCATACAGCGAGAGCTCCGCAATATTTTCAAAAACCATTGCAATGGAATTGGTGGAATTCGTTTTATCGAATGATAAAAATAATTTGGAAGAATATCCAAAAAAATTAGTAAAAGCACTTATTGGTAGCGGAATTACCATATCAATAGCAGGTTCCACTCGTCCAGCCTCTGGAAGTGAGCATCTTTTTTCTCATTCTTTGGATATTATAACTAAAAAATTAAATTTAAATATTAATGGAATTCACGGGGAGCAGTGCGGTATTGGGACCATAATATCAGCATATTTACATCTTATTGAGGGAAATATTACAATAGGAGAATATGAAAATATAAAATTATCACTTGAAAAAGTTGGAGCTCCGACAATAGGAGAACAATTAGGATATGATAAAAATATATTAATTGATGCCCTTGCAAATGCTCATAAAATTAGAAATAGATGGACAATATTAAGGAACGGTATTTCAAAGGAAAAAGCAGAAAAAATATTGAAAAAGACAGATATTATTTAA
- a CDS encoding ABC transporter permease — translation MYFEMAKRNLKRHKLRSFLALLGILIGVMAISSLGILGGGLKQGISKNFEGVANFVVVFPNSGEGYLHFTKKDITKLKKLDCVVIPICTKNDIIYIKGKNKKTYASIYGIKKEDIKYLNLGVDNKLSDTTVYADSMFSDFNEVNKNDAVAINNISYRIKGIYNSSFFILSQNSIILSQKTYNRFYGSNYSMVVLYVKNKDNINNIKNETELIMNKKEKKVIILSMDTILKSVNDAMNMLSMFLMGMGGISLLVAGIGIGNVMLMSTIERTKEIGVMKSIGAPKKSIMIIFLYESLILGIIGSFIGAFLSLGIGYLIVCYLLKASLTVDCLVYVILGVLFGIATSLISALYPAYKASKLDPIKALRNE, via the coding sequence ATGTATTTTGAAATGGCTAAGAGGAATTTAAAACGGCATAAACTTAGAAGTTTTTTAGCATTGTTAGGAATACTTATTGGAGTTATGGCTATATCCTCATTAGGCATATTGGGCGGCGGATTAAAGCAGGGGATATCCAAAAATTTTGAAGGTGTTGCTAATTTTGTTGTGGTATTTCCAAATTCTGGGGAAGGTTATTTACATTTTACAAAAAAGGATATAACTAAATTAAAAAAATTGGACTGTGTTGTAATACCAATATGCACAAAAAATGATATTATTTATATAAAAGGCAAAAACAAAAAAACATATGCTTCTATTTACGGAATAAAAAAAGAAGATATTAAATATTTAAATTTGGGAGTAGATAATAAGCTTTCTGATACAACCGTTTATGCGGATAGTATGTTTTCAGATTTTAACGAAGTTAATAAAAATGATGCCGTTGCAATAAATAATATATCATATAGGATAAAGGGAATATACAATAGTTCATTTTTTATACTTTCTCAAAACTCCATCATTTTATCTCAAAAGACATACAATAGATTTTATGGGAGCAATTATTCAATGGTTGTGCTTTATGTTAAAAATAAAGATAATATAAATAATATTAAAAACGAAACTGAACTAATTATGAACAAAAAAGAAAAGAAAGTAATAATATTGTCAATGGATACAATACTTAAATCTGTAAATGATGCCATGAACATGCTTTCTATGTTTTTAATGGGAATGGGAGGAATATCACTATTGGTTGCGGGAATAGGTATTGGAAATGTAATGCTTATGAGCACAATTGAAAGAACAAAAGAAATTGGAGTTATGAAAAGTATCGGAGCTCCGAAAAAAAGTATTATGATAATATTCCTTTATGAATCACTAATACTTGGCATTATAGGAAGTTTTATTGGGGCATTTTTAAGTTTGGGAATTGGTTACCTCATTGTGTGTTATTTATTAAAAGCATCTTTAACGGTGGATTGTTTAGTTTATGTGATATTGGGAGTTTTATTTGGAATAGCAACTTCGTTAATCTCTGCACTTTATCCAGCATATAAGGCATCTAAATTAGACCCAATAAAGGCACTTAGGAATGAATAA
- a CDS encoding COG1361 family protein gives MKKSFFIFLSILSLFLILNTLNAVEFTSIDYKNQYLEPSKTYDLWVVITPEKEINNTIIGIYPYGESKDYIQIIKGKDSEGQLFPSEKGVGHFIIKIKDDAPSKDYKIVAYCNYTEDNKQYSENRIFTIPVRGAPTITIENPPTINEGVNKIYLKITNKGTGTAQNIKMQFNNDDNHIYALSEGYIDHIKPGETRLMDVKIYASGDSIVKLPYKLTHSNPYDDLQLTDKTETEQGDSNTITYNYKNQKIVEETGNLIFKVIPKNVVELEVNKYNYPVGEVNNFTLSIKNNYKDANFIITIGKYYLGNNQKSLFIKHGEKENISFKTKINEIGIKEIPIKIIFDGNEINKNISINVIGKVQLVLTGVNVGGMNEKTITGDLSNIGTTKAKSVLVSIKRTDDIIPVRPYENYFVGTLNADDYGSFELHCQINENVSGVPIIITYRDEDNNLIKMEKNISISENGQISNNENYGSNGGFINYIIIGIGVLFCIGVIYLIYRGFVRKNE, from the coding sequence ATGAAAAAATCTTTTTTTATTTTTTTATCCATTTTATCTTTATTTTTAATTTTAAATACATTAAATGCGGTGGAATTTACAAGCATTGACTATAAAAATCAATATTTAGAGCCGTCAAAAACCTATGATTTGTGGGTTGTAATTACACCAGAAAAAGAGATAAACAACACTATAATAGGTATTTATCCCTATGGAGAAAGTAAAGATTATATACAAATAATCAAAGGAAAAGACAGTGAAGGACAATTATTTCCATCTGAAAAAGGAGTGGGGCATTTTATAATAAAAATTAAAGATGATGCACCATCAAAGGATTATAAAATTGTGGCATACTGCAACTACACAGAGGATAATAAACAATATTCAGAAAATAGGATATTTACTATTCCAGTTAGGGGAGCTCCAACAATCACAATCGAAAACCCACCAACGATAAACGAAGGAGTAAATAAAATTTACCTAAAAATAACAAATAAAGGGACAGGAACAGCACAAAACATAAAAATGCAATTTAACAACGATGACAACCATATATATGCTTTATCAGAGGGATATATTGACCATATAAAACCTGGTGAAACAAGACTAATGGATGTTAAAATTTATGCAAGTGGAGATAGTATTGTAAAACTACCCTATAAATTAACCCACAGCAATCCTTATGATGATTTACAACTAACCGATAAAACAGAGACAGAACAAGGGGATTCCAATACAATCACATATAATTACAAAAACCAAAAAATTGTTGAAGAGACTGGAAATTTAATATTTAAAGTTATTCCAAAGAATGTTGTTGAATTGGAAGTAAATAAATACAACTATCCTGTGGGGGAGGTAAATAACTTTACATTATCAATAAAGAACAACTATAAAGATGCTAATTTTATCATTACAATTGGAAAATATTATTTGGGCAATAATCAAAAAAGTTTATTTATCAAACACGGAGAAAAAGAAAATATTTCCTTTAAAACAAAAATAAACGAAATAGGCATTAAAGAAATTCCAATAAAAATAATTTTTGATGGAAATGAGATAAACAAAAATATTTCCATAAATGTTATTGGAAAAGTGCAATTAGTTTTAACGGGCGTAAATGTAGGGGGAATGAATGAAAAAACTATTACAGGGGATTTATCCAACATAGGAACTACCAAAGCAAAAAGTGTACTGGTCAGCATTAAAAGAACAGATGATATTATTCCTGTAAGACCTTATGAAAACTACTTCGTAGGAACACTAAATGCTGATGATTATGGAAGTTTTGAATTACACTGCCAAATTAATGAAAATGTAAGTGGGGTTCCGATTATAATTACATATAGGGATGAAGATAATAATTTAATTAAAATGGAGAAAAATATTTCAATATCTGAAAATGGGCAAATAAGTAATAATGAAAATTATGGAAGCAATGGAGGATTCATTAACTATATAATAATAGGAATTGGGGTTTTATTCTGTATTGGGGTTATTTATCTAATATATAGGGGATTTGTAAGAAAAAATGAATAA
- a CDS encoding ABC transporter ATP-binding protein gives MIELKNVVKSYNLGGETIYALNNVSLKIDEGEFVAIMGPSGSGKSTLLNIIGCLDKPDEGEVYIDNVKTNDLNDNQLTEIRRMKIGFVFQQFNLIPLLSALENVELPLIFKYRSEMSSEEKQKRALECLKMAELDEQFANHRPNQLSGGQQQRVAIARALANNAPVLLCDEPTGALDSKTGGKVMELLKKLNKSGKTVVVVTHDINVGKVADRIIDIRDGKIVEE, from the coding sequence ATGATTGAATTAAAAAATGTGGTAAAATCCTACAATTTAGGTGGAGAAACAATTTACGCACTAAATAATGTAAGTTTAAAAATAGATGAAGGGGAATTTGTAGCAATTATGGGACCAAGTGGAAGCGGGAAATCTACGCTATTAAACATTATCGGATGCTTAGACAAACCAGATGAGGGAGAAGTGTATATAGATAATGTAAAAACCAACGATTTAAACGATAATCAATTAACTGAAATTAGAAGAATGAAAATTGGATTTGTATTTCAACAGTTTAATCTAATTCCCCTATTAAGTGCATTGGAAAATGTGGAGCTCCCCTTAATATTTAAATACCGAAGTGAAATGAGCTCAGAGGAAAAACAAAAAAGAGCACTGGAATGTCTAAAAATGGCTGAATTAGATGAACAATTTGCAAACCACAGACCAAACCAATTAAGCGGAGGACAACAACAGAGAGTGGCAATAGCTCGGGCTTTGGCAAATAATGCACCTGTTCTATTGTGCGATGAACCAACTGGGGCGTTGGATTCAAAAACTGGGGGTAAAGTTATGGAGCTCCTAAAAAAATTAAACAAATCTGGAAAGACCGTTGTTGTAGTTACTCATGATATAAATGTTGGAAAAGTTGCCGATAGGATAATAGATATTAGGGATGGAAAAATAGTTGAGGAGTAG
- a CDS encoding YIP1 family protein, whose translation MNLKELILNPNDFFKYLLNKEVSLKTPFLIVLIFSVLMSAYSYYTTSIMFKIFPSDMQGMMSMMIIITAVSSLVGGFISWLLIAAVMHIISMAFKGVGSFKRTFEFTGYGFIANLIALCITIPIGYYFLSSAHITTLTVAQLQNPAVVKQVMSSILPKTMIYTNLLVGIAVSLWNLSLWTYGIKYARNLELKKAFIVALIPTVLFGAYQLYSVAKFL comes from the coding sequence ATGAACCTAAAAGAACTAATCTTAAATCCAAACGATTTTTTCAAATATCTATTAAATAAAGAAGTATCTCTCAAAACACCTTTTCTCATAGTTCTTATATTCTCAGTGTTAATGTCGGCATATTCTTACTATACAACATCAATAATGTTTAAAATATTTCCATCAGATATGCAAGGTATGATGTCAATGATGATAATAATTACCGCAGTATCTTCGCTAGTAGGAGGATTTATATCATGGTTATTAATAGCCGCAGTTATGCATATAATTTCAATGGCATTCAAAGGAGTGGGCTCATTTAAAAGAACATTCGAATTTACGGGCTATGGATTCATAGCAAACTTAATTGCTCTATGTATTACCATACCAATTGGTTATTATTTTCTTTCAAGTGCTCATATTACAACATTAACAGTAGCACAGCTCCAAAATCCAGCAGTTGTAAAACAGGTGATGTCTTCAATACTTCCAAAAACAATGATATATACAAATCTTTTAGTAGGTATTGCAGTTAGTTTGTGGAATTTGAGCTTATGGACTTATGGAATAAAATATGCAAGGAATTTGGAGTTAAAGAAAGCATTTATAGTTGCATTAATTCCAACAGTATTATTTGGGGCATACCAGCTATACAGTGTGGCTAAATTCTTATAA
- a CDS encoding anaerobic ribonucleoside-triphosphate reductase activating protein has product MKIFGIVDISTIDYPKMCSAVVFLSGCNMLCGYCHNYEHMLDNTRNIDMSPKEVFDKIDLIFADALVISGGEPTLQPEGVKELCKLAKNEGLAVKLDTNGTSVDIVKDIIDNKLIDYIALDVKCGFDKYEKIARYNGSIIKKNILEIINYCISNNVFIECRTTVVPDLMDKQDIVEIAKTVKDCNLYAIQQMDCHHSYTEEYQKMRHIKTDELMELGKIAEKYVGEDTSIIIRSNNEVFKVKTGK; this is encoded by the coding sequence ATGAAAATTTTCGGAATTGTAGATATATCGACAATAGATTACCCAAAAATGTGCTCCGCGGTTGTTTTTTTATCTGGTTGTAATATGCTCTGTGGATATTGCCATAATTATGAGCATATGTTAGACAATACACGAAACATAGACATGTCCCCCAAAGAAGTATTTGATAAAATCGATTTAATATTTGCAGATGCACTTGTAATAAGCGGTGGAGAACCCACACTTCAACCAGAGGGGGTAAAAGAACTATGCAAACTTGCAAAAAATGAAGGATTAGCCGTGAAATTAGACACAAATGGGACAAGCGTAGATATTGTAAAAGATATTATTGATAATAAATTAATAGACTACATTGCCCTTGATGTTAAATGTGGTTTTGATAAATATGAAAAAATAGCCCGTTATAATGGTAGCATAATTAAAAAAAATATACTTGAAATAATAAACTATTGTATATCAAATAATGTATTTATTGAATGTAGGACCACGGTTGTGCCAGATTTAATGGATAAACAAGATATTGTTGAAATAGCAAAAACTGTAAAGGATTGTAATTTATACGCCATTCAACAGATGGACTGCCATCATAGTTATACAGAGGAATATCAAAAAATGAGGCATATAAAAACAGATGAACTTATGGAGTTGGGAAAAATTGCCGAAAAATATGTTGGTGAAGACACATCCATTATTATAAGATCAAACAATGAAGTATTTAAAGTTAAAACTGGTAAATAA
- a CDS encoding stage II sporulation protein M, protein MSLSCIIIGVLCGIYINQQPTNSNLENNNLLKHQKISNLEEFILILKNNLKVYLMLLLGSLTFGLSTFYILFFNGLSIPILLSNVKLIDIVAYVIPHAIFEFLGFIIAGAVGFKIPYEITLYLLDKKEKPITEEDIKEFLKLALISIVLIIIAAFVEVYITPEIANYLLT, encoded by the coding sequence ATGTCTCTATCATGTATAATAATAGGCGTATTATGTGGAATATATATCAATCAACAACCAACCAATTCAAATTTAGAAAATAATAATCTTCTAAAACATCAGAAAATATCAAATTTGGAAGAATTTATCTTAATATTAAAAAATAACTTAAAAGTATATTTAATGCTTTTATTAGGCTCGTTAACATTTGGATTATCAACATTTTATATATTATTCTTTAATGGATTATCAATTCCAATATTACTTTCAAATGTAAAACTAATCGATATTGTTGCTTATGTTATACCTCATGCAATTTTTGAATTTTTAGGGTTTATTATTGCAGGAGCAGTTGGCTTTAAAATTCCTTATGAAATAACTCTTTATCTCTTAGATAAGAAAGAAAAACCAATAACAGAAGAAGATATAAAAGAATTCTTAAAATTGGCACTAATTTCAATAGTATTAATAATTATAGCAGCTTTCGTAGAGGTTTATATTACTCCAGAAATAGCAAATTATTTATTAACATAA
- a CDS encoding MBL fold metallo-hydrolase, which produces MEIKIIVENTAYKKYIAQHGLSILVKSDNKKILFDAGQNPYILKKNMELLNENSNFDGIIISHGHYDHTDGLKDIINNTEDINIPIYVHPDAFLERYSNNGTYIGIDKDIKKFLKNYDYLNLIEKPYHDKNNNLIISGKIERNNYFEPELFYKLKENEKLETGSSQKNDKIKNISKNPNYEIDSTYDDMFIIVDGVIITGCSHSGIINVVEYAKKINKNKIRGVIGGFHLITSSKNHIQTVYEYFENSDLEFIMPMHCTGFKALKKLSKLDNFIYGHTGKTLEL; this is translated from the coding sequence ATGGAAATAAAAATTATTGTAGAAAACACAGCATACAAAAAATATATTGCACAGCACGGACTATCCATACTTGTAAAGTCGGATAATAAAAAAATACTATTTGATGCAGGTCAAAATCCATATATATTAAAGAAAAATATGGAGCTCCTAAATGAAAATAGCAATTTTGATGGTATAATTATAAGTCATGGTCATTATGACCATACCGATGGATTAAAAGATATAATTAATAACACCGAAGATATTAATATTCCGATATATGTCCATCCTGATGCTTTTCTTGAAAGATATTCAAATAATGGGACATATATTGGAATAGATAAAGACATAAAAAAGTTTTTAAAAAATTATGATTATTTAAATTTAATAGAAAAACCATATCATGATAAAAATAATAATTTAATAATATCTGGCAAAATTGAACGAAACAACTATTTTGAACCAGAATTATTTTATAAATTAAAAGAAAATGAAAAATTGGAAACAGGGAGCTCCCAAAAAAATGATAAAATAAAAAATATATCGAAAAATCCAAATTATGAAATAGATTCTACATATGATGATATGTTTATTATTGTAGATGGCGTAATTATAACGGGCTGTTCCCACAGTGGAATTATAAATGTAGTAGAATATGCCAAAAAAATAAATAAAAATAAAATTAGGGGAGTTATAGGGGGTTTTCATTTAATAACATCTTCCAAAAATCATATTCAAACAGTTTATGAATATTTTGAGAATTCAGATTTAGAATTTATAATGCCTATGCACTGCACCGGCTTTAAGGCTTTAAAGAAATTAAGCAAACTTGATAATTTTATCTACGGCCATACTGGAAAAACTCTTGAATTATAG
- a CDS encoding ABC transporter substrate-binding protein yields MKIVLRNEICDKLENIVKNLKITKHCIGCEGLDLNNKDPHHHPSIEITQKCNHNCIFCYSKLVGVKSGIYGIDPNNPNTKGHTGITISQYGEPLTYPNKVKKAIEFTKNNNLRCDLQTNGVYLNENLLKEFKELGLDIIMISLSASTPETHKIIANSDTYEKILNNIKLSSKYFHTIVRSVYIPEFNENELIEMAKYLNDNTEVKEIMIHQLVVYNKNIGELENKGNINKVGKIKDLLLLVDEMKKNAPNINITIKGCLLVRQAVAYAIDREGISKNLFNGIPQPTGHLLLPEFKNGPKNAKPYSYNPEKARQLLAEAGYKDTDGDGILDKDGKPLKLALVTGDRQMERDTAVYIQKNLKDLGIDVEIASLESKARKERAKKGDFDICRCHPWVAPPVRYLKWRCTDDGYDNYGCKFGVNDRVKELINIIYTGNDEEIKNAWNELWNIEYDFCPATGVYVRPRAFVFKDNVEGFRFDADVGYIDLSNVVIK; encoded by the coding sequence GTGAAAATAGTTTTAAGAAATGAAATTTGCGATAAATTAGAAAATATTGTAAAAAATTTAAAAATAACAAAACATTGCATAGGTTGTGAAGGATTGGATTTAAATAATAAAGACCCGCACCATCACCCGTCCATTGAAATAACCCAAAAATGCAACCATAATTGTATTTTTTGTTATTCTAAATTGGTAGGCGTAAAATCTGGAATTTATGGAATTGACCCCAACAATCCAAATACAAAGGGACACACAGGTATAACGATAAGCCAGTATGGAGAACCCCTTACATATCCCAATAAAGTTAAAAAAGCAATAGAATTTACAAAAAATAATAATTTAAGATGCGATTTGCAAACCAATGGAGTATATTTAAACGAAAATCTTTTAAAAGAATTTAAAGAGTTGGGATTAGATATAATTATGATAAGTTTAAGTGCTTCAACACCTGAAACCCATAAAATTATTGCTAATTCCGATACATACGAAAAGATATTAAATAATATCAAATTAAGCTCAAAATATTTCCACACCATAGTAAGAAGTGTATATATACCAGAATTTAACGAAAATGAATTAATTGAAATGGCAAAATATTTAAACGATAATACCGAAGTTAAGGAAATTATGATTCACCAGTTGGTAGTCTATAATAAAAACATTGGAGAGTTAGAAAACAAAGGAAATATAAATAAAGTTGGTAAAATTAAAGACCTTTTATTATTAGTAGATGAAATGAAAAAAAATGCACCAAATATAAATATAACCATTAAAGGCTGTTTGCTGGTTAGACAGGCAGTTGCCTATGCAATTGATAGAGAAGGAATATCTAAAAATCTATTCAATGGAATTCCACAACCAACAGGGCATTTACTATTGCCAGAATTTAAGAACGGTCCAAAAAATGCTAAACCATACTCATACAATCCAGAAAAAGCCAGACAACTTCTTGCAGAGGCAGGCTACAAAGACACCGATGGAGATGGCATATTGGATAAGGATGGAAAACCATTAAAACTTGCCCTTGTAACAGGAGACAGACAGATGGAAAGAGATACCGCAGTTTATATTCAGAAAAACTTGAAAGACTTAGGAATTGATGTGGAAATTGCAAGTTTAGAAAGCAAGGCAAGAAAAGAAAGGGCTAAGAAAGGAGATTTCGATATTTGCAGATGTCATCCATGGGTAGCTCCACCGGTTAGATACTTAAAATGGAGATGCACCGACGATGGCTATGATAACTACGGATGTAAATTTGGAGTAAATGACAGAGTTAAGGAATTAATTAATATAATCTACACTGGAAATGATGAAGAAATTAAAAATGCATGGAATGAGCTCTGGAATATAGAATATGATTTCTGCCCGGCTACAGGAGTTTATGTTAGACCGAGAGCATTTGTATTTAAAGACAATGTCGAAGGATTTAGATTTGATGCTGATGTGGGATATATTGATTTAAGCAATGTTGTAATTAAATAA
- a CDS encoding DUF362 domain-containing protein produces MEVLSNCVGCGECVVFCPVDAITTYGIAIIDKDLCTDCGICAKYCQIDALKNI; encoded by the coding sequence ATGGAAGTATTAAGTAATTGTGTAGGTTGTGGTGAATGCGTAGTATTTTGCCCTGTTGATGCCATAACTACCTATGGAATAGCAATTATTGATAAAGACCTATGCACAGATTGCGGAATATGTGCCAAATACTGTCAAATAGATGCTTTGAAAAATATTTAA
- a CDS encoding Nre family DNA repair protein → MAFNSKMCSVCKGRKLLCGKSKCSILEKLRAFEDIKKKFDKKLNKTEIFGASPPSIFVGEYNYPNIRIGPLVPPIEGDTSFMDSPLKWEDKSIKAIIKYRSMLVMGETISNVNINKQKENKYNKYNLSDNNINNRTMESIQELAMSLKPVDSEITLKKKPNFNISHSGFAPPISPKGDLLKFVVAENPKIPKKSDYVVNDELKAVDSIISLYNYGGFDEYYIVKLMSAGLLGIDKKLVPTRWSITGVQDTIGKYLRDKIIDYPLINDYEVYYGELLGNNYTILLMPDYYAYELMEVWQKGSLFGDSGSSGVPIVLEDYEDLKVKGYAKETTGAFYASRLSIMEYLVKRKRQCKIVVFREITPDYYAPVGVWQIRSGVKKSFNNQYFKYNTLQEALNKISELVKTPIEKYKLKSKILTKSRQMRIEEIINII, encoded by the coding sequence ATGGCATTTAATTCAAAAATGTGCTCTGTATGCAAAGGAAGGAAGCTATTATGTGGAAAATCAAAATGTTCTATTTTAGAAAAACTCAGAGCATTTGAGGACATCAAAAAGAAATTTGATAAAAAATTAAATAAAACCGAAATATTTGGAGCCTCTCCGCCTTCAATATTTGTTGGAGAATATAATTATCCAAATATTAGAATAGGTCCTCTAGTTCCTCCGATAGAGGGGGATACTTCATTTATGGATAGTCCGTTAAAATGGGAGGATAAATCTATTAAAGCAATTATAAAATATCGCTCTATGCTGGTAATGGGCGAAACTATCTCAAATGTCAATATCAATAAACAAAAAGAAAATAAATATAATAAATATAATTTAAGTGATAATAATATAAACAATAGAACAATGGAATCCATACAAGAGCTCGCAATGTCTTTAAAACCTGTGGATAGTGAAATCACATTAAAAAAGAAACCAAATTTTAATATAAGTCATAGTGGATTTGCTCCCCCGATATCTCCAAAAGGTGATTTATTAAAGTTTGTTGTGGCAGAAAATCCCAAAATACCTAAAAAAAGTGATTATGTAGTCAATGATGAGTTAAAGGCAGTAGATTCAATTATATCATTATATAATTATGGGGGATTTGACGAATATTATATAGTTAAATTAATGTCAGCGGGGCTTTTGGGAATTGATAAAAAGCTTGTCCCTACACGGTGGAGCATTACAGGAGTTCAAGATACCATTGGTAAATATTTAAGAGATAAAATAATAGATTATCCATTAATAAATGATTATGAAGTATATTATGGGGAGCTCCTTGGAAATAATTACACAATATTATTAATGCCAGATTATTATGCCTATGAATTAATGGAAGTTTGGCAAAAAGGTTCATTATTTGGGGATAGTGGCAGTAGTGGGGTCCCAATTGTATTGGAGGATTATGAAGATTTAAAGGTAAAAGGATATGCAAAAGAAACAACAGGGGCATTTTATGCCTCTCGTCTTAGCATTATGGAATATTTGGTTAAACGAAAAAGACAGTGTAAAATTGTAGTATTTAGGGAAATCACACCAGATTATTATGCTCCTGTGGGAGTATGGCAGATTAGGTCAGGAGTTAAAAAAAGTTTTAATAATCAATATTTTAAATATAATACATTGCAGGAGGCATTAAATAAAATTAGTGAGTTGGTTAAAACCCCTATTGAAAAATATAAATTAAAAAGTAAGATATTAACAAAAAGCAGACAGATGCGTATTGAGGAGATAATAAATATAATATAA